From a single Dendropsophus ebraccatus isolate aDenEbr1 chromosome 8, aDenEbr1.pat, whole genome shotgun sequence genomic region:
- the LOC138799861 gene encoding cytochrome P450 4B1-like, with product MASSMLPALLSLSPFDLLYYAATLCALYLLYKVSSLYLRQKKLERVFSAFPGPKRHWLYGNVHEMKQDGNDLDVVNGYAKQFDYGFPMWLGNYFASLIIYHPDYVKAVLSRQDPKDNFGYYFITPWIGKGLLVLSGQKWFQHRKLLTPGFHYDVLKPYVRIMSDCANVMLDKWERLVPDKKPVELFHHVSLMTLDTIMKCAFSYQSDCQDNSENAYIKAVYDLSYLVDHRFRCFPYHNDLIFYLSPHGFRFRRALRIAHQHTDKVIKMRKELLKQETELEKIKQKRHLDFLDILLCAKDENGQGLSDEDLRAEVDTFMFEGHDTTASGVSWTLYCLAKHPEHQEKCREEIREVLGERSTVEWEDLNKLPYTTMCIKESMRLYPPVPGVARELKEPITFFDGRSLPKGTVILLSIYCMNRSPSMWDNPEVFDPLRFSPDNTSKRHSHMYVPFSAGSRNCIGQNFAMNEMKVALALTLPRFELSMDPDNEPLKIPQLVLRSLNGIHVYLKKVEKTS from the exons ATGGCGTCCTCCATGCTGCCCGCTCTCCTCTCCCTGAGCCCCTTTGATCTCTTGTACTATGCCGCCACCCTGTGCGCCCTGTACCTGCTCTACAAAGTCTCCAGTCTCTACCTGAGACAGAAGAAGCTGGAGAGAGTCTTCAGTGCTTTCCCGGGTCCTAAGCGTCACTGGCTCTATGGTAACGTCCATGAG ATGAAACAAGATGGGAATGATTTGGACGTTGTGAATGGATACGCCAAACAGTTTGACTATGGATTCCCCATGTGGCTCGGAAATTACTTTGCCTCTCTCATTATCTATCATCCAGACTACGTCAAAGCCGTCCTGTCCAGGCAAG ATCCAAAGGACAACTTTGGCTATTACTTTATAACCCCGTGGATCG GGAAAGGTTTGCTGGTGCTGTCAGGACAGAAATGGTTCCAACATCGAAAACTACTGACCCCCGGATTCCATTACGATGTTCTGAAGCCGTATGTCCGTATAATGTCCGACTGCGCTAATGTCATGCTG GACAAATGGGAGAGACTGGTCCCAGATAAGAAACCAGTGGAGCTTTTCCACCATGTCAGCCTGATGACCCTGGACACCATCATGAAATGCGCCTTCAGCTACCAGAGTGACTGCCAGGATAACAG TGAAAACGCATACATCAAGGCCGTGTATGATCTCTCCTACCTGGTGGATCACAGATTCCGCTGCTTTCCGTATCATAATGATTTGATTTTCTATTTGAGCCCACATGGATTCCGTTTTCGGAGAGCTCTGAGAATCGCGCATCAACACACAG ATAAAGTAATCAAAATGAGGAAAGAATTGCTAAAACAGGAGACAGAGCTGGAGAAGATCAAACAGAAGAGACATCTGGATTTTCTGGACATCCTATTATGCGCCAAG GATGAGAATGGTCAGGGACTGTCTGATGAAGATCTGCGGGCAGAGGTGGACACCTTCATGTTCGAGGGGCACGATACCACGGCCAGCGGGGTCTCCTGGACGTTGTATTGTTTAGCTAAACACCCCGAACACCAGGAGAAATGCCGGGAGGAGATCAGGGAGGTCCTGGGGGAGCGGAGCACAGTGGAGTG GGAGGATCTGAATAAGCTGCCATACACCACCATGTGCATCAAGGAGAGCATGCGTCTCTACCCGCCTGTACCAGGAGTGGCTCGGGAACTTAAGGAACCAATCACATTCTTTGATGGGCGGAGCCTGCCCAAAG GGACTGTTATCCTTCTCAGTATATATTGCATGAACAGATCTCCTAGTATGTGGGATAACCCTGAG GTTTTTGATCCGTTGAGGTTCTCACCCGATAATACATCAAAGCGACATTCCCATATGTATGTGCCCTTCTCCGCCGGATCAAG GAATTGCATTGGACAGAACTTTGCTATGAATGAGATGAAGGTCGCTCTGGCTCTGACGTTACCCAGATTCGAGCTGAGTATGGACCCCGACAATGAGCCCCTGAAGATCCCGCAGCTCGTCTTACGTTCTCTAAACGGCATTCACGTCTACCTGAAGAAAGTAGAAAAAACATCATAA